The Longimicrobium sp. region ACGCGGAGGCGTGGAGAGAGGATCTCTGCGCCTTTGCGTTTTTCGGGGTGGAGGCGAGCACGGGCGGCCACGCGGGGCCGCCCCTACGGGATTTGGCGTGCGTGGGGCGGGGCGTGGAGCGGGGGCGGGCACGGGCGCGATGAATCGCGCCCCTACGGAAGGCATGTTGGCTCGAAACGGGTGACCATGACGAAGATTCGATCGATCCTCCTGGGGTTCCTCGTGGCGTGCGGGCCGGCGGCGGTGCCTGCGCCGTTCGACACGCCGATTGCCTTTACCCACGCGACGGTGGTGGATGTGGAGACGGGGAGGCTGCTGCCGGACCGGACGGTGGTCGTCGCGGGGAACAGGATTCGGGAGGTGGGGACGGCGGTGCGCGTGGGGAGGAGGACGCGGGTGGTGGACGCGAGCGGGAAGTTCTTGATCCCGGGGCTGTGGGACATGCACACGCACGTGTACGGCAACGGGCCGGGCTCCCTCCTGCTGTACGCGGCCAACGGCGTGACCAGCATCCGCGACATGGGCGCGGACGACTTCGCGACGGTGCGCGCGTGGCGCGACAGCATCGCGGCCGGGCAGCGCATGGGCCCGCGCATGAAGATCGCCTCGCCCGTGGTGGAGAGCCCGCGCTGGATCGCCGCCGTACGGCAGATGCAGGAGCGGGAGGGACAGAACACCGCCTGGCTCGCCTCGCGGTTCGGACCCTCGACGACGGCGGAGGCGATCGCGTTCGTGGACTCGGTGGCGCGGCTCGGCGCGGACCACGTCAAGGTGCGCAACTACCCCGCGCCCGAGGTGCTCCGCGCGCTCATGCAGCGGGCGGGCGAGCGCGGCCTCCCGGTCTATGCGCACATGAACCGCGGAATGTCGCCCGTGGAAGCCTCGATGGCGGGGATGGCGAGCTTCGAGCACGGCTTCTTTCCCGCGATCACCGAGTCGCGCACCGGGCGCGACTCGGTGTACCGCGCGCTCGCCGCCAACGGCACCGCCATCGTACCGACGCTGGTGACGTGGCGCGGGCGCGTCCTCTCCGGCGACTCGCTCCTGGTGCTGGCCAGCGGCGACGATCCACGGATGCGCTACCTCCCCGCGAGCATCCTCCAGCGCTGGCGCGACGAGGCGAAGACGCGCAAATACGAGACGCCGCTGGACTGGGGCGCGTTGTACCGCGACGACGTACGTAACCTGCGCGAGCTGACCGCGGAGGGGATGGTGGTGATGGTGGGGAGCGATGCGGGCGCACCGCTGGTGGTGCCCGGGTTCTCCACGCACGACGAGCTCGCGCTGCTGGTGGAGATGGCGGGCTTCACTCCGCTCCAGGCGCTCCAGGCCGCCACCCTGCGCCCCGCGCGCTTCATGGGCAGGGCGGATTCGCTCGGCACCGTCGCCGCCGGCCGCCTCGCCGACCTGGTGCTCCTGGACGCAAACCCGCTCGACGACATCCGCAACACGCAA contains the following coding sequences:
- a CDS encoding amidohydrolase family protein, whose translation is MTKIRSILLGFLVACGPAAVPAPFDTPIAFTHATVVDVETGRLLPDRTVVVAGNRIREVGTAVRVGRRTRVVDASGKFLIPGLWDMHTHVYGNGPGSLLLYAANGVTSIRDMGADDFATVRAWRDSIAAGQRMGPRMKIASPVVESPRWIAAVRQMQEREGQNTAWLASRFGPSTTAEAIAFVDSVARLGADHVKVRNYPAPEVLRALMQRAGERGLPVYAHMNRGMSPVEASMAGMASFEHGFFPAITESRTGRDSVYRALAANGTAIVPTLVTWRGRVLSGDSLLVLASGDDPRMRYLPASILQRWRDEAKTRKYETPLDWGALYRDDVRNLRELTAEGMVVMVGSDAGAPLVVPGFSTHDELALLVEMAGFTPLQALQAATLRPARFMGRADSLGTVAAGRLADLVLLDANPLDDIRNTQKIRGVVLNGRYLDRAALDALLADAERAAR